The proteins below are encoded in one region of Bacteroides uniformis:
- a CDS encoding aminotransferase class IV family protein, whose protein sequence is MCLFIETIRIDHGRVCNLSRHNRRLNDTRAHFWPESTPLQLSDYLSSPGCGAGITGAGIVKARVVYGEKGIEDLSYSPYAVRHVHSLALMQADTIDYTYKSAGREPLNCLFALRGACDDILIVKQGLLTDTSIANIALSDGTHWYTPAHPLLKGTKRAALLEEGILQEKDIRPEDLPSFSTVRLFNAMIDWGELELPVRNIIP, encoded by the coding sequence ATGTGCCTATTTATTGAAACCATACGCATCGACCACGGAAGGGTCTGCAACCTTTCCCGCCACAACCGGAGGCTGAACGATACCCGCGCCCACTTCTGGCCGGAAAGCACACCGCTGCAACTGTCCGATTATCTGTCGTCTCCCGGCTGTGGAGCAGGCATCACCGGGGCGGGCATCGTCAAGGCACGCGTAGTGTATGGTGAAAAAGGTATTGAAGACCTCAGCTACTCCCCCTACGCCGTGCGGCACGTGCATTCGCTGGCACTGATGCAGGCCGATACCATCGACTACACCTACAAAAGCGCCGGACGCGAACCGCTGAACTGCCTCTTTGCCCTGCGCGGCGCATGCGACGACATTCTGATTGTGAAACAAGGCCTGCTGACAGACACCTCCATCGCCAACATCGCCCTTTCCGACGGTACCCACTGGTACACGCCGGCACATCCCCTGCTGAAAGGGACCAAACGGGCAGCCTTGCTGGAAGAAGGAATCTTGCAGGAAAAAGATATCAGACCGGAAGACTTGCCTTCATTCTCTACTGTCAGGCTGTTCAATGCCATGATTGACTGGGGAGAACTGGAACTCCCCGTACGGAACATCATCCCGTAG